Part of the Aquimarina sp. TRL1 genome, TATGGTGCAATGCGTTCTAATTCAAAAGGAGGGTTTAGTATCAAAAATAACGCAGCAACTTTTCGCATACGCCGTCACCGGGAGACATCTCCCACGTGGGACGAACGCTCCTCAAAAGCTACAGATTTATTAAAGGAATTTCTGCAAGACACTGTGAAAATTCGGAATATTCAAGACTTTAAAGTCATTATGGTCTTTCTCGAGAAAAACAAAGATGGCGATTTAGAGTATCAAAAAGTCATGCATTTATTATCGCTAGAAGATAATTATACAGACCCTCGATGGAAAGAGGGCCTTCGACTCTTAAAAGAATCTTACAACCTAGAATTAAAAGGCTTTGGCTTTTCTTTTGAAACTAAAAATACCTCCTCTGATAATAACTGGGAAACTATTCCTTTAAATTTTTCTGCAATATGAAAACGCTTATAAATATAATTAACAAAACATCTTTAAT contains:
- a CDS encoding DUF3164 family protein, which encodes MKKVEDIKVNEPEFVSASNLSIDELQHLLTKRKKEAARERKKQREIYEAKREETVMSLSEEAIEISVKLQKFKEKVRSAMENQALEISKYGAMRSNSKGGFSIKNNAATFRIRRHRETSPTWDERSSKATDLLKEFLQDTVKIRNIQDFKVIMVFLEKNKDGDLEYQKVMHLLSLEDNYTDPRWKEGLRLLKESYNLELKGFGFSFETKNTSSDNNWETIPLNFSAI